A window of the Dehalococcoidia bacterium genome harbors these coding sequences:
- a CDS encoding ABC transporter ATP-binding protein: MAGYGEVQILHGVSLRVAEGEMVAVIGPNGAGKSTLMKAIVGLVRPQAGRVLLRGQDITGLPPEQVVARGICYVPQADNVFPSLTVQENLEMGAYLVPKQVKERLERAFALFPELAQRRHERAGRLSGGQRQMLALARALMLDPQVLLLDEPSAGLAPRMVEVVFAKVREINAAGTAVLMVEQNAREALKLAHRAYVLAMGQNRLEGPAQELLGSPEVARSYLGE; this comes from the coding sequence GTGGCAGGCTACGGCGAGGTGCAGATCCTCCACGGGGTCTCGCTGCGCGTGGCCGAGGGGGAGATGGTGGCCGTCATCGGCCCCAACGGCGCTGGCAAGAGCACCCTGATGAAGGCTATCGTGGGGCTGGTGCGGCCTCAGGCAGGGCGGGTGCTGCTGCGAGGTCAGGACATCACCGGCCTGCCGCCGGAGCAGGTGGTGGCCAGGGGCATCTGTTACGTCCCCCAGGCCGACAACGTTTTCCCGTCCCTGACCGTCCAGGAGAACCTGGAGATGGGCGCCTACCTGGTGCCCAAGCAGGTGAAAGAGCGGCTCGAGAGGGCCTTCGCCCTTTTCCCCGAGCTGGCCCAGCGTCGTCACGAGCGGGCGGGGCGCCTCTCGGGGGGGCAGCGCCAGATGCTCGCCCTGGCCCGTGCCCTGATGCTGGACCCGCAGGTGCTGTTGTTGGACGAGCCCTCGGCCGGGCTGGCACCGCGCATGGTAGAGGTGGTCTTCGCTAAGGTTAGAGAGATCAACGCGGCAGGGACAGCTGTCCTCATGGTGGAGCAGAACGCCCGCGAGGCCCTCAAGCTGGCCCATCGCGCCTATGTGCTGGCCATGGGCCAGAACCGGCTGGAAGGGCCGGCCCAGGAACTGCTCGGAAGCCCAGAGGTGGCCCGCTCCTATCTGGGAGAATAG
- a CDS encoding metallophosphoesterase → MAGRPPRLVHTSDLHLGAAYGSWHGRDADHGLPLLERVVAAALAERADALLLVGDIFDSNRVGDALVTAVARMLTSLTLPVVFLPGNHDCYTADSVYRRLERACAGAANVHIVRSPEGETVRLPSLDLALWGRPHVDYDDCRPLAELPPRGPERWQVAMAHGHYVRDRHDLGRSYLIFPEDIAASGRDYVALGHWDLHADVSAGGVVAAYSGSPSRTGQVLVVELGDETSYRLRPI, encoded by the coding sequence ATGGCCGGTCGCCCGCCGCGCCTCGTGCACACCTCCGACCTGCACCTGGGAGCAGCCTACGGCTCCTGGCACGGGCGCGACGCTGACCACGGCCTGCCGCTGCTGGAGCGGGTGGTTGCCGCCGCCCTGGCGGAGCGGGCCGATGCTCTCTTGCTGGTGGGCGACATCTTCGACAGCAACCGTGTGGGCGATGCCCTGGTGACCGCGGTGGCCCGCATGTTGACATCGCTGACGTTGCCGGTAGTCTTCCTGCCCGGCAACCACGACTGCTACACGGCCGACTCGGTCTATCGCCGGCTGGAGCGGGCTTGCGCCGGGGCCGCCAATGTGCACATCGTCCGCTCGCCCGAAGGCGAGACGGTTCGCCTGCCCTCCCTAGACCTGGCCCTCTGGGGGCGCCCTCACGTGGACTACGATGACTGTCGTCCGCTGGCCGAGCTGCCGCCCCGAGGCCCCGAGCGCTGGCAGGTGGCCATGGCCCACGGCCACTACGTCCGCGACCGCCACGACCTGGGCCGCAGCTATCTCATCTTCCCCGAAGACATCGCCGCCTCGGGCCGTGACTATGTGGCCCTGGGCCACTGGGACCTGCACGCCGACGTCAGCGCCGGCGGGGTGGTGGCCGCCTACTCGGGGTCCCCGTCCCGCACCGGCCAGGTGCTGGTCGTCGAGCTGGGAGACGAGACCAGCTACCGCCTGCGCCCCATCTAA
- a CDS encoding IS256 family transposase: ESERQEGRWAERRLKGFAEVQEVLEGMLRERYAPRTQTLTHKS; this comes from the coding sequence GAGTCTGAGCGGCAGGAAGGGAGGTGGGCGGAGCGGAGGTTGAAGGGTTTTGCCGAGGTGCAGGAGGTGTTGGAAGGGATGCTTCGGGAAAGGTATGCCCCCCGTACACAGACGCTTACACATAAATCTTGA
- a CDS encoding cupredoxin domain-containing protein — MARGSICLLAIVAAASLTLLIATACGGGSEQGISLEADDFYFEPQEIKAQAGQPLTIRIENEGRNPHTFTIESLGVDVELQPGEERTVTLTPTSTVDFVCRFHQAQGMAGRLTVGQ; from the coding sequence GTGGCCCGTGGAAGCATCTGCCTGCTGGCCATAGTCGCAGCGGCCTCGCTGACGTTGCTCATAGCCACCGCCTGCGGCGGAGGATCAGAACAGGGCATCTCTCTGGAGGCTGACGACTTCTACTTCGAGCCGCAAGAGATAAAGGCACAGGCTGGTCAGCCCCTCACCATCCGCATCGAGAACGAAGGGCGCAACCCCCATACCTTCACCATCGAGTCGCTGGGGGTGGACGTGGAGTTACAGCCAGGGGAAGAGCGCACCGTAACCCTCACGCCTACCAGTACCGTCGACTTCGTCTGTCGCTTTCACCAGGCACAAGGGATGGCGGGACGCTTAACCGTGGGCCAGTAG
- a CDS encoding methionine synthase, whose product MREALLTSAVGSYPKPDYLVRARNAYAQGKLDVQELRQLERKATEYWVRVQERVGLDVLVHGEQERGDMVAYFAGEPGGVVIEGMKLGGLVRSYGNRYYHKPIIAGKLRWPGPMTVDMWRFTQSLTDRPVKGMLTGPYTMVEWSFNEYYPTREEAVMDMALVIREEVKALVAAGCRYIQIDEPAIHTRPEEDFDMAVEAFRRVVEGIDCEFHTHICYGPIEKIYPDMLRLPVRQIHLAFKNTGFQYLKLLEEHPWPSDKVLGVGVTDVHNHKVESVEEVVEDMKRVLKLLPPEQVWVLPDCGLKTRTPEEAEAKLRVMVEGVQRLKRELGLD is encoded by the coding sequence ATGAGGGAGGCACTGCTCACCAGCGCTGTCGGCTCCTACCCCAAGCCCGATTACCTGGTGCGGGCCCGCAACGCCTACGCCCAGGGCAAGCTGGACGTGCAGGAGCTGCGTCAACTGGAGCGCAAGGCCACCGAATACTGGGTGCGCGTGCAGGAGCGGGTGGGGCTGGACGTCCTGGTGCACGGCGAGCAGGAGCGGGGCGATATGGTGGCCTATTTCGCTGGCGAGCCGGGCGGCGTGGTCATCGAGGGCATGAAGCTGGGCGGTCTGGTCCGCTCTTATGGCAACCGTTACTATCACAAGCCCATCATCGCTGGCAAGCTGCGCTGGCCCGGGCCCATGACGGTGGACATGTGGCGCTTCACCCAGTCCCTCACCGACCGCCCGGTGAAGGGCATGCTCACCGGCCCCTACACCATGGTGGAGTGGTCCTTCAACGAGTACTACCCCACCAGGGAAGAGGCCGTCATGGACATGGCCCTGGTCATCCGCGAGGAGGTTAAGGCCCTGGTGGCGGCCGGCTGTCGCTATATCCAGATCGACGAGCCGGCCATCCACACCCGTCCGGAGGAGGACTTCGACATGGCGGTGGAAGCCTTCCGGCGGGTGGTAGAGGGCATCGACTGCGAGTTCCACACCCACATCTGCTACGGTCCCATCGAGAAGATCTATCCGGACATGCTGCGGCTGCCGGTGCGTCAGATACACCTGGCCTTCAAGAACACCGGCTTCCAGTACCTGAAGCTGCTGGAGGAGCACCCCTGGCCTTCCGACAAGGTGCTGGGGGTAGGCGTCACCGACGTGCACAACCACAAAGTGGAATCGGTGGAGGAGGTGGTGGAAGACATGAAACGTGTGCTGAAGCTGCTGCCGCCCGAACAGGTGTGGGTCCTGCCCGACTGCGGCCTGAAGACCCGCACCCCCGAGGAGGCAGAGGCCAAGCTGCGCGTCATGGTAGAAGGCGTGCAACGCCTGAAGCGAGAACTGGGACTGGACTAG
- a CDS encoding branched-chain amino acid ABC transporter permease encodes MRRDLWPTLLAFLAVTAAVIIMPAERSGWDWGGVLSFLTAFAVTVAIYSLFTLGLNVQWGYAGVFNFGVVAFFMLGAYAAAAFTKEPAAGGFDTYVGGLGPKLSPPFLQGEEWVPFLVGALAAMAMCGALAYLLSFPALRLREDYLAIATIGIAELMRNVVVAERGLVNSERGLKGIPRPFYSLFSPDDYQYFYLLLAVAVLALVFFAAERALRSPWGRVLRALREDETATAASGKDVTAFRRQAFVVGAMIMGLGGAVYAYERGAVSPDTFTHFAGTFIFWAMLMVGGSGNNRGAVLGAYVVWGLWIISLQLLGYPLPEALRVRIFYIRDLLLGALLVLVLLVRPQGLLPEERRVSIWVERLLRRRPPEREGAQPLAGRAPEA; translated from the coding sequence ATGCGCCGCGACCTGTGGCCCACTCTGCTGGCCTTTCTGGCGGTGACGGCGGCGGTAATCATCATGCCCGCCGAGCGCTCCGGCTGGGACTGGGGTGGGGTGCTGAGCTTCCTCACCGCCTTCGCTGTGACGGTGGCCATCTATTCGCTGTTCACGCTGGGACTGAACGTGCAGTGGGGCTATGCCGGGGTGTTCAACTTCGGGGTGGTGGCGTTCTTCATGCTCGGGGCCTATGCCGCCGCCGCCTTCACCAAGGAGCCGGCGGCAGGCGGGTTCGACACCTACGTAGGCGGGCTGGGGCCGAAGCTCTCGCCTCCCTTCCTGCAGGGCGAGGAGTGGGTGCCCTTCCTGGTGGGCGCTCTGGCGGCGATGGCCATGTGCGGAGCGCTGGCCTATCTGCTATCGTTCCCCGCCCTGCGGCTGCGAGAGGACTACCTGGCCATCGCTACCATCGGCATCGCCGAGCTGATGCGCAATGTGGTGGTGGCCGAGCGGGGGCTGGTCAACAGCGAACGGGGCCTGAAAGGGATCCCGCGCCCCTTCTATTCGCTGTTCAGCCCCGACGACTATCAATATTTCTACCTGCTGTTAGCGGTGGCGGTGCTGGCGCTGGTCTTCTTCGCCGCCGAGAGGGCGCTACGCTCCCCGTGGGGAAGGGTGTTGAGGGCCCTGCGGGAGGACGAAACGGCGACCGCCGCCAGCGGCAAGGACGTTACGGCCTTCCGTCGCCAGGCCTTCGTGGTGGGGGCCATGATCATGGGCCTGGGCGGGGCGGTATACGCCTATGAACGGGGAGCGGTATCTCCCGACACCTTTACGCACTTCGCCGGCACGTTCATCTTCTGGGCCATGCTCATGGTGGGCGGGAGCGGCAATAACCGTGGCGCCGTGCTGGGCGCCTATGTGGTGTGGGGGCTGTGGATCATCAGCCTGCAGTTGCTGGGCTATCCCCTGCCCGAGGCGCTGCGGGTGCGCATATTCTACATTCGTGACCTGTTGCTGGGCGCTCTGCTGGTGTTGGTGCTGCTGGTGAGGCCCCAGGGGCTGCTGCCCGAGGAACGCAGGGTGTCCATCTGGGTCGAGAGGCTGCTGCGACGCCGTCCGCCGGAAAGGGAAGGGGCGCAACCCCTCGCCGGCCGCGCCCCGGAAGCCTGA
- a CDS encoding metal-dependent transcriptional regulator: MAPRSGISSDTPTPTVEDYLHAIYSLLGEGETVFSARLARRMRVTPPTAWATVQRMVRDGLVTLDSKKVIHLTEKGKRLAEDIVRRHRLAERFLTDVLGLGWADCHEEAHLFEHALTPRLEERIVALLGNPTTCPHGSPIPGSGATLPPDLVPLASLAAGEEATIEFISEELEEDLDLLRYLERGRIMPGHRVRVLEMVPPSDLMVVESDGQQVPLGLKVAQKIRVRR, encoded by the coding sequence ATGGCCCCCAGGTCTGGAATTAGCAGCGACACACCCACTCCTACTGTCGAGGACTACCTGCACGCCATCTACAGCTTGCTGGGCGAGGGGGAAACGGTCTTCTCCGCCCGCCTGGCCCGTCGCATGAGGGTCACACCGCCCACTGCCTGGGCCACCGTCCAGCGCATGGTCCGCGATGGCCTGGTGACCCTGGACAGCAAGAAGGTGATCCACCTCACCGAGAAGGGCAAGCGTCTGGCTGAGGACATAGTGCGCCGGCACCGACTGGCGGAGCGCTTCCTGACGGACGTGTTGGGACTGGGCTGGGCCGACTGCCACGAGGAGGCACACCTGTTCGAGCATGCCCTCACCCCCAGGCTGGAGGAGCGCATCGTAGCCCTGTTGGGCAACCCCACCACCTGCCCCCACGGCAGTCCCATCCCTGGCTCCGGGGCCACCCTGCCGCCCGACCTGGTCCCCCTGGCCTCTCTGGCCGCAGGGGAGGAGGCCACCATAGAGTTCATCTCGGAGGAGCTCGAGGAAGACCTTGACCTGCTGCGTTATCTGGAGCGGGGACGTATCATGCCTGGCCACAGGGTGCGGGTGTTGGAGATGGTGCCCCCCAGCGACCTGATGGTGGTGGAGTCGGACGGGCAGCAGGTGCCCCTGGGGCTGAAGGTGGCGCAGAAGATCCGCGTGCGCCGCTAG
- a CDS encoding cupredoxin domain-containing protein yields MRFIPLALAIALAASALACQGEAGREIAITAGERPDGSMYYEPAQVQVRPGEKVTFVITNRGSQDHEFESDEASIEEVVVPAGRTRRVHWQAPSRPQTFPAYCDLPGHREAGMELTIVVQE; encoded by the coding sequence ATGCGCTTCATTCCGCTGGCCCTGGCCATTGCGCTGGCTGCCAGCGCCCTCGCCTGCCAGGGGGAGGCTGGCAGAGAGATAGCCATCACGGCGGGCGAGAGGCCCGACGGCAGCATGTATTACGAGCCGGCCCAGGTGCAGGTGCGGCCCGGCGAGAAAGTGACCTTCGTCATAACCAACCGAGGCAGCCAGGATCACGAGTTCGAGAGCGACGAGGCCAGCATCGAAGAGGTGGTTGTGCCGGCAGGGCGCACGCGCAGGGTCCACTGGCAGGCCCCGTCACGCCCCCAGACCTTTCCCGCCTACTGCGACCTCCCCGGCCACCGGGAGGCGGGCATGGAGCTGACCATCGTGGTCCAGGAGTGA
- the speE gene encoding polyamine aminopropyltransferase, protein MAREQGASTEGGTQEPFWFTEELPPYWDQNLRTQLRVHRILHQERSPYQHIQVFDLGSFGRALLLDGIVQTTEADEFVYHEMVALLPCLQVGRPREALIIGGGDGGALRQVLRFRSLGRAVMVDLDERVVEVSRRFLPSVSQGAFDDPRAQLIIGDGLEWVRRYRRRFDVVIIDLTDPTSDGPSNPLYSVPFFEDVRRAMRSGGIVSVQSGSLTYQSEWVRRLRATLGQVFPHVRLHTAMVPSYQAGLYAFLLASQKPLRRLTRAAFQRRLQDVDGPPRYLSYDVYLASMALPPYLAESLEAS, encoded by the coding sequence GTGGCCCGGGAACAGGGCGCCTCCACTGAGGGCGGCACCCAGGAACCCTTCTGGTTCACTGAGGAGCTGCCGCCCTACTGGGATCAGAACCTGCGCACCCAGCTGCGCGTCCATCGCATCCTGCACCAGGAACGCTCCCCCTACCAGCACATACAAGTTTTCGACCTGGGCAGCTTCGGCCGCGCCCTGTTGCTGGACGGCATAGTCCAGACGACGGAGGCCGACGAGTTCGTCTACCACGAAATGGTGGCCCTGCTACCCTGCCTCCAGGTGGGCAGGCCGCGAGAGGCCCTCATCATCGGCGGCGGGGACGGCGGTGCCCTGCGTCAGGTCCTGCGCTTCCGCTCCCTGGGCCGAGCGGTCATGGTCGACCTGGACGAGCGAGTGGTGGAGGTCAGCCGACGCTTCCTGCCCTCGGTGTCGCAGGGGGCGTTCGACGACCCCCGCGCCCAGCTCATCATCGGCGATGGGCTGGAGTGGGTGCGCCGCTACCGGCGCCGCTTCGATGTGGTCATCATCGACCTGACGGACCCTACCAGCGACGGTCCGTCCAACCCCCTTTACTCCGTCCCCTTCTTCGAGGACGTGCGCCGCGCCATGCGCAGCGGGGGCATCGTCTCGGTCCAGAGCGGCTCCCTCACCTATCAGAGCGAATGGGTGCGGCGGTTGCGGGCCACCCTGGGCCAGGTCTTCCCCCATGTCCGCCTGCATACGGCCATGGTGCCCTCGTACCAGGCGGGCCTCTACGCCTTTTTGCTGGCCTCCCAGAAGCCCCTTCGCCGCCTGACGCGGGCCGCCTTTCAGCGCCGACTGCAGGACGTGGACGGGCCCCCGCGCTACCTTTCCTATGACGTCTATCTGGCGTCCATGGCCCTCCCGCCCTACCTGGCCGAATCGCTGGAGGCGTCCTGA
- the speD gene encoding adenosylmethionine decarboxylase, translating to MERLAQVTYQERDAAVLALGIHLLCEMWECDREALNRRRYLVRALTEAVRAAGGTLLGIKSHAFKPHGVSAVALLGESHMSIHTWPELGYAAVDIFTCGPSMDPYRGLELLKEAVGARRMSVQEVRRGPGTGRLH from the coding sequence ATGGAGAGGCTGGCACAGGTCACCTACCAGGAGAGAGACGCGGCCGTCCTGGCCCTGGGCATCCATCTCCTGTGCGAGATGTGGGAATGCGACCGGGAGGCCCTCAACCGTCGTCGCTACCTGGTGAGGGCCCTGACGGAGGCGGTCAGGGCTGCCGGGGGCACCCTCCTGGGCATCAAGTCCCACGCCTTCAAGCCCCACGGCGTCTCGGCGGTGGCCCTCTTGGGCGAGTCCCACATGTCCATTCACACCTGGCCCGAGCTGGGCTATGCCGCCGTGGACATCTTCACCTGCGGCCCCAGCATGGACCCCTACCGTGGTCTGGAGCTGCTGAAGGAGGCCGTGGGGGCGAGGCGCATGTCGGTGCAGGAGGTGCGTCGTGGCCCGGGAACAGGGCGCCTCCACTGA
- a CDS encoding FTR1 family protein, whose product MPYSALVTFREGLEAALVLAIVLGYLKRVGQQRHQGAVWAGTAVAFLVSVAAAAALQALAVELPHRAQEALEGGAMLLAVCVLTWMVFWMHRQAATIGRELRAKVDAALGSGSVAALALLSFSAVGREGLETALFLFAGSASSTAPALYWAGAGLGLALAVAVGYLVYVSSGMVPVRAFFGLTSIALVVLAAGLLANGLKELHEARVLSALGPRLWDTYSLLPDNYGPGELLGAVLGYDASPFLGQVAAYLVYLAVAVVLFVLAGVAGHAAPQKRPVVQQSRR is encoded by the coding sequence ATGCCTTACTCGGCGCTGGTGACCTTTCGTGAGGGACTGGAGGCGGCCCTGGTCCTGGCCATCGTCCTGGGATACCTGAAGCGGGTGGGACAGCAGAGGCACCAGGGCGCCGTGTGGGCGGGCACGGCCGTGGCCTTCCTGGTCAGCGTCGCAGCGGCTGCTGCCCTGCAGGCGCTGGCGGTGGAGCTACCCCACCGTGCCCAGGAGGCCCTGGAGGGAGGGGCCATGCTGCTGGCCGTCTGCGTGCTCACCTGGATGGTTTTCTGGATGCATCGGCAGGCGGCCACCATCGGCCGGGAGCTGAGGGCGAAGGTGGACGCTGCCCTGGGCTCCGGGTCTGTGGCAGCCCTTGCGCTCCTCTCCTTCTCGGCTGTGGGGCGCGAGGGCCTGGAGACGGCCCTTTTCCTCTTTGCAGGCAGCGCCAGCTCGACCGCTCCGGCCCTTTACTGGGCAGGGGCTGGGCTGGGCCTGGCGTTGGCGGTGGCTGTGGGCTACCTCGTCTACGTCTCGTCGGGGATGGTGCCGGTGCGGGCCTTCTTCGGCCTGACCTCCATCGCCCTGGTGGTGCTGGCTGCGGGGCTGCTGGCCAACGGCCTGAAGGAGCTGCACGAGGCCAGGGTGCTCTCGGCTCTCGGCCCGCGCCTGTGGGATACCTACTCGTTGCTTCCCGATAACTATGGCCCAGGGGAGCTGCTGGGCGCTGTCTTGGGCTACGATGCCAGCCCCTTCTTGGGGCAGGTGGCCGCCTATCTCGTCTACCTGGCCGTGGCTGTGGTCCTGTTCGTCCTGGCCGGGGTCGCGGGGCATGCCGCGCCGCAGAAGAGGCCGGTTGTGCAGCAGTCGAGGAGGTGA
- a CDS encoding branched-chain amino acid ABC transporter permease, translating into MTAAARAFVQSSWQELRYRADALSGALLWALVVSFLVGSAVSSPDHFAVGLVVGSVYALAALGLTLVYGVLRFANFAHGDLMMLGGYLAYFALTGAVVGTRRDVHLPRALDSLPGASERLGDLTFGYGLLVAAVLSALALGLLCIGLDRLVYRPLRRRRAGVVILAVASLGLAIGLRSLMLMVWGPNPRLYVEGVFPAHRFPFGVLLKSDQVFTFAVAVALAGLVYLLLFRTRLGKAMRALADNPDLARVSGIDTERVTVATWALAGALMAVAGVLLALQAQLNPQLGFVVLLPVFAAAILGGIGNPVGALLGAMVVATAQETSVGWEIFGRQLDPTYKPGVAFVILIAILLLRPRGLLGAKT; encoded by the coding sequence GTGACGGCCGCCGCCCGCGCCTTCGTCCAGTCGAGCTGGCAGGAGTTGCGTTACCGCGCCGATGCCCTCAGCGGGGCTTTGCTGTGGGCCCTGGTGGTCTCCTTCCTGGTTGGTTCGGCCGTGTCCAGCCCCGATCACTTCGCTGTGGGGCTAGTGGTGGGCAGCGTATACGCCCTGGCCGCTCTGGGGCTGACGCTGGTCTACGGCGTCCTGCGGTTCGCCAACTTCGCCCACGGCGACCTGATGATGCTGGGGGGCTACCTGGCCTACTTCGCCCTGACCGGAGCGGTGGTGGGGACGCGTCGGGATGTGCATTTGCCCCGGGCCCTGGACTCGCTGCCCGGCGCCAGCGAACGCCTGGGCGATCTCACCTTCGGCTACGGCTTGCTGGTAGCTGCCGTGCTGTCGGCCCTGGCCCTGGGCCTCCTGTGCATCGGCCTGGACCGCCTCGTCTACCGGCCCCTGCGCAGGCGACGGGCGGGCGTGGTTATCCTGGCGGTCGCCTCTCTGGGCCTGGCCATCGGCCTGCGCAGCCTCATGCTCATGGTCTGGGGGCCCAATCCTCGCCTTTACGTGGAGGGGGTGTTTCCGGCCCACCGCTTCCCGTTCGGGGTGTTGCTGAAGTCGGACCAGGTCTTCACCTTCGCAGTGGCTGTGGCCCTGGCGGGCCTGGTCTATCTGCTGCTGTTCCGTACCCGCCTGGGCAAGGCCATGCGCGCCCTGGCCGACAACCCCGACCTGGCCCGCGTGTCGGGCATAGACACCGAACGGGTCACTGTGGCCACCTGGGCGCTGGCCGGGGCGCTGATGGCCGTGGCCGGAGTGCTGCTGGCCCTGCAGGCCCAGCTGAACCCTCAGCTGGGCTTCGTGGTCCTGCTGCCGGTGTTCGCTGCTGCCATCCTGGGAGGCATCGGCAACCCGGTGGGTGCCCTGCTGGGGGCGATGGTGGTGGCCACGGCCCAGGAGACCTCGGTGGGGTGGGAGATATTCGGCAGGCAACTGGACCCGACCTACAAGCCGGGGGTGGCCTTCGTCATCCTGATCGCCATCCTGCTGTTGCGGCCCAGGGGGCTGCTGGGGGCTAAGACGTGA
- a CDS encoding ABC transporter ATP-binding protein: MDVAEAPLLETRALTKSFDGLRAVNRCTLRLRRGTITGLIGPNGAGKTTLFNLITGFLRPTSGAIYFRGERIDGLPPHQVFRRGIARTFQIPRPLGSMTVLENLMLVPPGQKGELLWNVWLLPGQVARQEEEIFEKAMSVLDFVDLAHLRDEYAANLSAGQKKLLELARTLMCDPELVLLDEPGAGVNPVLMRRLVAAIEELCHRRGITFFIIEHDMDLVMRLCNPIIVMSSGEVIAEGTPEEIRSDERVLEAYLGGQYLQSDRP; this comes from the coding sequence ATGGACGTTGCCGAGGCCCCGCTGCTGGAGACCCGTGCCCTGACCAAGAGCTTCGACGGTCTGCGGGCAGTGAACAGATGCACCCTGCGGCTGAGGCGGGGCACCATCACTGGCCTTATCGGCCCCAACGGCGCTGGCAAGACGACCCTCTTCAACCTCATCACAGGCTTCCTCCGCCCCACATCGGGGGCCATTTACTTCAGGGGAGAACGTATCGATGGCCTGCCGCCACACCAGGTGTTCCGTCGCGGGATAGCCCGCACCTTTCAGATACCCCGTCCCCTGGGGAGCATGACGGTGCTCGAGAACCTGATGTTGGTGCCCCCTGGCCAGAAAGGTGAGCTGCTATGGAACGTATGGCTGCTTCCGGGGCAGGTGGCCCGCCAGGAGGAGGAGATCTTCGAAAAGGCCATGTCGGTGCTGGACTTCGTGGACCTGGCCCACCTGCGGGACGAGTATGCCGCCAACCTGTCCGCCGGGCAGAAGAAGTTGCTGGAGCTGGCCCGCACCCTCATGTGCGACCCGGAGCTGGTGTTGCTGGACGAGCCAGGGGCCGGCGTCAACCCCGTCCTCATGCGTCGCCTGGTGGCCGCCATCGAGGAGCTTTGCCACCGACGGGGCATCACCTTCTTCATCATCGAGCACGATATGGACCTGGTAATGCGCCTGTGTAACCCCATCATCGTCATGAGCAGCGGCGAGGTCATCGCCGAAGGCACCCCCGAGGAGATCAGGTCGGACGAAAGGGTCCTGGAGGCCTATCTTGGCGGACAGTACCTCCAAAGCGACCGTCCTTGA
- a CDS encoding methylcobamide--CoM methyltransferase, with translation MLTTVVGHYPKIPNRPRPARLRQAIARYERGEISRQELARIEDEVTIEVIQEQVEAGIDIVTDGQIRWEDDQTYIARRLSGFNINGLVRYLDTNTYFRQPVVVGEIRHRETFLVHDWRFAQEHSPRPVKAIVTGPITLARLSQDEHYRDHGRLVIALAEALAPEVRALAEAGAPIVQVNEPLILWHPEDLPLLRRALQIMLDGVTCETALYTWFGSIERVYPQLLELPVTTIGIDLVSQPRNWQVLGQHTFPTDRKLGAGIVDGRNTRLESVEEIVAAVRHLTRIVPPDRLYLNPSCGLEYLPREVAQDKLRRLAEGAHAARQALGVEA, from the coding sequence ATGCTGACGACGGTCGTAGGACACTACCCGAAGATCCCCAACCGCCCCAGGCCGGCCCGCCTGCGCCAGGCCATCGCCCGCTACGAGCGGGGCGAGATCTCTCGCCAGGAACTGGCGAGGATCGAGGACGAGGTGACCATCGAGGTCATCCAGGAGCAGGTCGAGGCCGGCATCGATATTGTCACCGACGGGCAGATACGCTGGGAGGACGACCAGACCTACATCGCCCGCCGCCTCTCGGGCTTCAACATCAACGGCCTGGTCCGCTACCTGGACACCAACACCTACTTCCGGCAGCCGGTGGTGGTGGGAGAGATCCGGCACCGGGAGACCTTCCTGGTCCACGACTGGCGTTTCGCCCAGGAGCATAGCCCCCGCCCGGTCAAGGCCATCGTCACCGGGCCCATCACCCTGGCACGGCTCTCGCAGGACGAACACTACCGGGACCACGGCCGCCTGGTGATAGCCCTGGCCGAGGCCCTGGCCCCCGAGGTGAGGGCCCTGGCGGAGGCCGGCGCGCCCATCGTCCAGGTGAACGAGCCCCTGATCCTCTGGCATCCGGAGGACCTGCCCCTGCTGCGCAGGGCCCTGCAAATCATGCTGGACGGGGTCACTTGCGAGACGGCCCTCTACACCTGGTTCGGGAGCATCGAGCGCGTTTACCCCCAGCTCCTGGAGCTGCCCGTGACCACCATCGGCATCGACCTGGTGTCCCAGCCCCGGAACTGGCAGGTACTGGGCCAGCATACCTTCCCGACCGACAGAAAGCTGGGGGCGGGCATCGTGGACGGACGCAACACCCGCCTGGAATCGGTGGAGGAGATAGTGGCGGCGGTGCGGCACCTGACCCGCATCGTCCCGCCCGACCGCCTCTACCTGAATCCCAGTTGCGGCCTGGAATACCTGCCGCGGGAGGTGGCCCAGGACAAGCTGCGCCGCCTGGCCGAGGGTGCCCATGCAGCCCGCCAGGCCCTGGGGGTGGAGGCCTGA